The Anthonomus grandis grandis unplaced genomic scaffold, icAntGran1.3 ctg00000325.1, whole genome shotgun sequence genome includes a window with the following:
- the LOC126749571 gene encoding zinc finger Ran-binding domain-containing protein 2-like, which translates to MDNKNIMNIKIDCREKMENLTLSDSANTMRTAQRKTTNEVPSVEIDRNNPAYWAEIFKKQTAVPPQNNGEIMEVEEKEAEGKEEEEKDRQNWIRQRREEGRMREDRKRETSRGACREERNRNRSRGERGETSRNRSRERFGSKEERRERNSNARERFKSRGNNIKRGNIRGRGRGRDGRRGDSQNVRAANRGRGRRAISNTQQPNQAGSAVVGCLQFNDISSMVEFTRQFINH; encoded by the exons atggacaataaaaatatcatgaatattaaaattgactGTAGGGAGAAAATGGAGAACTTAACTTTAAGCGATTCTGCCAATACTATGAGA ACTGCCCAAAGAAAAACTACAAATGAGGTGCCGTCTGTCGAAATTGACCGAAATAATCCTGCATATTGGgcggaaatatttaaaaaacaaacggCAGTCCCTCCGC agaaTAATGGCGAAATAATGGAGGTAGAGGAAAAGGAAGCTGAAGGAAAAGAGGAGGAAGAAAAAGATCGACAGAATTGGATAAGGCAGAGGAGAGAAGAAGGCAGAATGAGAGAGGACAGAAAAAGGGAGACAAGTAGAGGTGCATGTAGGGAAGAAAGGAATAGAAATAGAAGTAGGGGAGAAAGAGGAGAGACGAGTAGAAATAGAAGCAGGGAAAGATTTGGGAGCAAGGAAGAAAGAAGGGAAAGGAATAGTAATGCAAGGGAAAGATTTAAAAGCAgaggaaataatattaaaagggGAAATATACGTGGACGAGGCAGAGGACGGGATGGGAGGAGAGGGGACAGTCAGAATGTTCGGGCAGCTAATCGCGGACGTGGGCGTCGCGCAATATCAAACACCCAACAACCAAATCAGGCTGGATCTGCTGTTGTAGGGTGTTTGCAGTTCAATGACATTTCGTCCATGGTTGAATTTACTAGAcaatttataaatcattaa